The sequence GACCTTTTCCAGGATAGAGAACAGCGTTGCCTGGTCGGCACGGACCGCCATGCTCGCATCGAGAACCTGGCTTCCAACCACGCCCGAAGTCTCCAGGACGCCCTGGAACCGTCGGTACAGATAAGGCATCAGGAAGGTTTCCGAGGCAACCACCGCATCGGCCCTGCCGTCCTTGACCATGGTCAACATCTCTATGGCCGAAGTGCTTCTGATGAGATGAAGCTGGGTTGTCTTTCCCTTGAACATTTCCTCCTCGTAGTGCTCCACATCGGGGATCACTACGGTTTTGCCCTGCAGTTGTTCGAGGTCAAAAATCCCAGGGCTGTCGAGGCGAGTCACGATAATGGGCGAGGTCGTGTGATAGGTCAGTAGCTTGATTGACGGGGCATCGGGCTCGGACCTGAAGCGCAAATAAGAGGACAGCAGGTCGACCTGACCGTCCAACAACATGCTGGTGCGCTCCGCCATGGTCTTTCCCGGTACATACGTGAACTCAAGGCCTGTGGCTGCCCTCACAAATTCCAGATACTGCATTGACCGCCCGCGCGGCACCCCGTCTTGGATGTACTCGAAGGGAATCAGGTCCGCGACCACCCCGACCCGTAATACCGGGTGCTGCTTTATCCACTGCTGCTCCTCGGTGCTCAGTTCAACCGGACCTGCCCAGGCGAGTTTCGAACAACCCACGATCAGCAGGAGCAGCAGCCCTGTCCAACCCAACCCTGGCCTCATGGTGAACCGATAATTTTATTGAGTTTGAACAGTTCGTTATTCGACGTGACCCCAAGCTTGCGAAACGCCGAGGTTTTCTGGGTGCTGATGGTCTTGATGCTGCGGTTGAACTTCTCGGCGATTTCGCTCACGGTCATGCCCGCCAGGTAACACCGGATCACTTCTTGTTCGCGGCTGGTCAACTCAGCCTGGACCAGCGCATCGCGCGCATCGCTTGGGTCCTCACGGGTATCGCTGGTGACCGTCTCCGCCAACCGATAGGTCATGTCAGTACTCAGGTACACCGCACCTGTCGCTACTTTGCGGATGGCCTTCACCAGTTGGACCATGTCCTCGCCCTTGCCAACAAAGCCACGGGCACCGACACGCATAGCCAAACCTACGGTGGCGGGATCATGATGCGCGGACAATATGAGGATATGGCAGTCGGGGAATTTGACCCGTAGGGCTCGGATCAGCGATACGCCGTCCATTTCGTCGGGCCCCAGTGCGAAATCCAGCAACAGCAAATCCGCCGGGGCGCTAGCCAGCCCGATGATAAGGTCACGACTTCGGTCGTAAATGCCAACCACTTCAAAATTCGACTCGGCCGCCAAGGTGTTGGCCAAGCCATGTCGAACAATCGCGTGATCGTCCAATAAAGCAATGCGTATAGGTTTCATCGTGATCGAACCCACTCGGGCCAGCGCACACGGCACTGTTGGAATCCAGGGATAACCCACCGATACAACTCCTGACACGCAGATGAGTATATGCAATAACCGGTAAATAGCACTCCGAGTCTGCACTGTTCCCCCGTACCCGACCGAGAGGTTCCAGCCAGGATCAAACACCTTCAATAATGTGTTTGATCCTGAATAATTCATTGTTCGATATCACACCCAGCTTGCGAAACGCCGAGGCTTTTTGTGAACTGATGGTCTTGATGCTGCGATTGAACTTCTCAGCAATATCCGTGATGGTCATACCCGCCAGATAACAGCGAATTACCTCCTGCTCACGGGCAGACAGGCTAACAAAACGCAGTGCGTCACCCCTGCTCTGCTCCCCACCGTCATAATTGACGGCGGTAGCTTCCGCGACCCGGTAAGACATATCCGGACTCAGGTATACCGCTCCCGATGCCACCACCCGGACAGCGCTGATCAGATGGCTCATATCTTCCCCCTTACTGATAAATCCGCGAGCACCGACGCGTAATGCGAGGATCACCGTAGCGGCGTCATGATGGGTGGAAAACACCAGAATGCGGCATTGCGGGAACTTCACTCGTAACGCACGAATCAGCAAAACACCGTCCAGCTCGTGGGGTCCGAGAACAAAATCCAGTAACAGAACCTCGGCCGGATCAGCTACAAGCCCGGCCATCAGATCGCGGCTGCGGGAGTAAACACCAACCACCTCAAAATCGGGCTCTTGCACCAGGCGATTGACCAAACCATGTCGCACGATTGCGTGATCATCCAGCAAAGCAATTTGTAAGCGTTTCATAGATCACAGGGCACTCTGTATAACGAACAAAAAGATGAGAAATAGGCCACCTCATCATTAGTAAGTTGTCGTCAATTCAGACAGACCTACAATATCAATTACATCCGCACAACTGAATAATTGCATATTAAAAGATCAAAATACGAACAACTAGCCCTAAAACTTAACGCCCTAGGAATCGTTTAATCCACAAGGTAATTATTCGACTTTTCAAAATCCGGAGATATCCGCCTCTTAAGCACGGACAAACAGCAGAGTTGGCCAAGACGGAAAATAATTCTAAATTCTATGATGCGAAATTTAATGTAATAGCGCGCAATTGAACATCAGAAAACTCCTAAAAACTTAATCCTGGGAGAACCAGAGTCAAAAAATCACCCACAGGCAGGCCGCTAGAATAATCAGCTTTGCTGGCTGTTTTTCTGTTGGGTAACAAAGTTCAAGAAGTCATCGATTTCCATCGGACGGGCCAAGGCGTAGCCCTGTCCTACCCGACAACCCAGACGGTGCAACAACACAATAGTGGACTCATCCTCAATTCCCTCGGCCACCAGATTCAAATTGAGCAGTCCCGCCCAACTGACGATACCGGCGATAACCTTGCGCGACGATGAATGCCGCTCTACTTCCCGTACGAACGAGCCATCGATCTTCATCTCATCAAACGACATATTTGCCAGCAGGTTTAAAGTGGCAGCCCCTGTACCGAAGTCATCCAGTGAAATCTGAAAGCCCTTGGCGCGTATCGCCGTCAATGAAGCCGAAAGACAGAGTTCGTCTGGCTCGGGTACGTCCTCGGTAAGTTCGATCTTCAGCAGCCGATTCGGCAGGTCTGCCTGATGCATGCGCGCCGCCAATCGATCGGCGAAGTGGGGCGTGCAAATGGTCTTGGCCGATGCGTTTACCGCGATGGGAATCCCGATGTTGAATTGTTTTAGCGCCAACATCACCTTGATGGTCCACATCTCCACCAAACTGAACAGCAGCAGATCTAAACCCAGACGATTGACCAATGGCATCAGCACTGAAGGCGGTATTTCGCCAAAGCGTTGATGCTTCCAGCGCACCAAGGCTTCGGCCCCAACAACGCGCCGACTCAACAGTTCGAATTGCGGCTGGAAGACGAAACGCAGGCCCTTACCCGTGGTCAAGGCATTGATCACCTCGTCTTCGGCCAGCGCCTCAAAGGTATTCACGCGCAATTTAAGGTCCGACTGTGCACGAGTCAGCAGCACCGCTCGCAAGGCATCGTCCAGGTCCAGGGTTCCCCCTTCACGCAGGATTTCCACCTGGATCCCCGATGCCCGGGCCAATCGTGCATGGGACTCCAGCGCACTGATGGACACCCCGCCCATGTGTTTGATCCAGAGCTGATGGCCAGGCTCTTGCTGAGCAAACGTGCGTTTCTCGTCGATGACCCGCACCGGGGCATTCAAGGTTGCTTCCCCGGTCCAGAAGATACTGGGAGGCTGCACTAGAGTGCCGGCCGCATGCAGTCCTTTGAGCAGGCTTGGCAACATCAGAGCATCACCGCACTCGGAGCGAATCTCACACACGATGACATCGACCGGGCTTTCGCTCAGCCATGCCTCTACGGCGCTCAAGGACTCAACGTTGGCCAGCGGAGTAACACCCATGCAGCTCAATGCGCCTGCTAGCCGATAGGCGCAGGTAGTGTCGGTTGCCAACGTAATGATGCGTAACGCTTTGAACTCGTTGGGCGCGGCGGAACTTAAGATCATGACAAAAATTTTCCTGATTCTGTTTCAGGAAAAAAGCTTATCAGCGTCAAAAAATTAGCAAATAGGAATGGGACTAAAAGCAAATCCCCCGCGAGCCAGGACAGACCATCCCTCGGAAGCAGCAGCAGCGATTCCCAATAAACTCATCTAAATAAGCCTGCACGACTTGGGCTGCCGCGAAATCGATCTGATTTACGATTGCTTATCTCTGCAAGGCCCTCTTGCCTCCCTGCCATGGGAGAAGCCATCACCGCCTTTCTGAGGAAAAGAAGCCATCCTTGACCTCACGAAAGTACAACAGTCGCCGTTGTTCCATTCCCGTCCCAGATCATCATTTTTCAGACGCCAAAAACCACAAACCCCCGACCTTCTCTAAGAAAATCGGGGGTTTGTGTTTACTAAATGTGGCGGTGAAGGAGTCCGCCATATCAAGATCCACCAAAAACCTAAAATATCCGTTACTCCCTTATAATACGGCCTTATAAAGCCTATCATCGTCTTAAGACATCCGCCAAGATTCACTACCCTCCAGCTCTAAATGGGGGAACAGATGGGGGAACAAAGCACAGGGAAAACACATCATGGGAAAGCTGACCGTAAAGCAAATTGAAAACCTGACAGCCCCTGGCACCTATGAGGATGGGGACGGCCTTCGCCTACTCATCAAGCCCAACGGAAAGAAGTATTGGGTACTGCGCTTCCAGCTTTCAGGAAAACGTAGAGAAATGGGACTTGGTACCTATCCAGGAATCAGCCTGAAGGTCGCTCGACAAAAAACCAGCGACAAACGACGGCTGTTGCAGGATGGCATTGACCCCTTGCAGGCTCGTGATGATGAACGCGCAGCACAGCAGGCTGCTGAGCACCAACGCATAAGGAAATCCGTAACGTTTCAGGACGTATCAAACGATTACATAGAAGCGCATCGTGCTGGCTGGAAAAACGTAAAACACGCCCAGCAATGGACGAACACACTGGCCACTTACGCCGCGCCCGTCATCGGCGAACTCGCCACCAACCAGATCACCACCGAGCACGTCCTCGATATTCTAAAGCCCATCTGGGGCAGCAAAGCCGAAACAGCTAGCCGGGTTCGCAACAGGATAGAACTAGTCCTCGATGCCGCCAAAGCACGTGGACTGCGAGACGGTGAAAACCCAGCACGCTGGCGTGGACACCTAGACAAGCTGTTACCACCGAGCTCCAAGGCTAAACGGACTCAAAACCACCCAGCATTGCCTTACTCGGATTTGGCTCGTTTCATACCGGCACTTGATAGTGTTGAAGGACAATCCGCCTGCGCACTCAAAATGACGATCCTCACCGCTTGCCGAACCAGCGAGGTTCTTGAAGCCGACTGGAGTGAGGTTGATTTGAAAACCAAGCTATGGACGATTCCAGCCGTGCGAATGAAAGCGGGAAAAATTCATACCGTGCCGCTATCTGATGCGCTCATCGCACTGCTCGAAGCTCTCCCACGAATCAAAGGTAGCTCGTTGCTGTTTCCAGGGGCTCGTAAAGGTCGACCCATTAGCAATATGGCCATGTTAATGACTTTGCGTCGCATGGACCTAAAGGACCTGGATGATGGTGGCAAGGGCTGGCGCGATAGCAATGACAAAGTCATTACTGCTCACGGGTTTCGCAGCACATTCAGGGACTGGGCTGCTGAATGTACACCCCATGCACGAGAAGTCTGCGAGATGGCTTTGGCTCACGTTGTCGCCAGCGGTGCTGAGGCGGCCTACTGGCGAAGTGACTTATTGGAAAAACGCCGTGTATTGATGGCTGATTGGGCCGACTTTGTGACACGCAACGTAAATGGGTCTGCCTTTATTTAGCAAACATGGCGCTGAAGCGGATGGTTCTCGAAAGGCGTCAGGTAATCATAGAGTGTGCTCAATGGCCAGCACCATTCTCAACGAGGATGGTTGAGAGAGGGGGCCTCAGTTGATCGAGGTGACGCTTGCCCAGGACCGCCTACAACCACACAGGCGACCAATGATGGCCTGGTGCAGTTGACACATACAGGAAGCCGCTACCGGCTTCCTGTATGTGTCAACTGCCAGAGAGAACCGAGACAAACAAGTCGTTCTGATACGCTGATCACGGGCAGCTATCGGCCACATCTTTTACCCCCAATCGGTTCTGTAGCCAACGTGCGTAATTAAACGAATTTGACCACCCATTTGCAAAGCCGCTGACCGGTCATTTGCATTCGATTAGACAGCGACCACCGCAGTCACGACTGGAATAGAGCGACCCGAAGCGGCCCTTCACGAAGGACTGCAATCGGCCCAGAGTGTACAAAAACCCTTGTTAGCCGCTTCCATCCGGAATGTTGCACCCATACTCAACCCAAGCGGCCTTCCCATTGGTCAGATTCTGATTCCTGGACGCGAAAACGGCCACTTTCTGCGGTCGACCAGCTTGGCGCTCAAGCCAGATACAAAAGAGGTTTACCTTGTCGCCAGCAACGGTGATCTAGGCGAAGGCAGTGCCATTTTCAAAGCCCAAGGCTTTGCCAAGGCATTAAAACTCTATTCGCATGACTGACCGGGTGCTTTGGCCGTGCTCCACGGAGTAAGCGTTTAGGCTTTTTTCACCCAAAAACACTTTGGCGCAGACGTCCTTTTCCGCAGCCATATCTAGAAAACCGTATTTTTTTGCAGTCTTTCACTGTGAGGGAATACTGCGCTCAAAAAAAATGAAATAACAATAATGAAAATCCTTCCACGCAACAAAACCCCGAGACTTGCGGCCCTCTTCAGGCCAATAGCAGTGGGCTTTGTGAGTTCTACTGCGTCAATCGGGGTGTCTGCCAGCAATGCGGGGAGTAGAGAAGATCCAGGCTCAATTGAAGTGTGTCGATCGTTACTGATGTCCGTCCTGCTCTATTTAGTGTAGAAGCCAAAGCAGGGCCGGCCGATCGTTGCGTGGACGATCAGCCGGTTTGTTGCTCGGTGTCAACGCTTGAGCAGGTCCAGTGCAACGTCCACGATCATGTCTTCCTGACCGCCGACCATCCGGCGTTTCCCTAGCTCAACGAGGATGTCCAGCGTCTTGAGACCGTACTTGGCAGCCACCACTTCGGCATGCCGCAGGAAGCTCGAATAAACGCCGGCGTAACCCAATGCCAGCGTTTCGCGGTCTACCCGGACCGGACGATCCTGCAATGGGCGAACGATGTCGTCAGCCGCATCCATCAGCGTGTACAAGTCGGTGCCGTGGTTCCAGCCCAGGCGCTCGGCCGCCGCGATGAAGACCTCCAGCGGCGCGTTGCCGGCCCCGGCGCCCATGCCGGCGAGGCTGGCGTCGATGCGATCGCAACCTTCCTCGACAGCCGTGATCGAGTT is a genomic window of Pseudomonas sp. ADAK18 containing:
- a CDS encoding response regulator transcription factor, encoding MKPIRIALLDDHAIVRHGLANTLAAESNFEVVGIYDRSRDLIIGLASAPADLLLLDFALGPDEMDGVSLIRALRVKFPDCHILILSAHHDPATVGLAMRVGARGFVGKGEDMVQLVKAIRKVATGAVYLSTDMTYRLAETVTSDTREDPSDARDALVQAELTSREQEVIRCYLAGMTVSEIAEKFNRSIKTISTQKTSAFRKLGVTSNNELFKLNKIIGSP
- a CDS encoding response regulator transcription factor, whose translation is MKRLQIALLDDHAIVRHGLVNRLVQEPDFEVVGVYSRSRDLMAGLVADPAEVLLLDFVLGPHELDGVLLIRALRVKFPQCRILVFSTHHDAATVILALRVGARGFISKGEDMSHLISAVRVVASGAVYLSPDMSYRVAEATAVNYDGGEQSRGDALRFVSLSAREQEVIRCYLAGMTITDIAEKFNRSIKTISSQKASAFRKLGVISNNELFRIKHIIEGV
- a CDS encoding EAL domain-containing protein: MILSSAAPNEFKALRIITLATDTTCAYRLAGALSCMGVTPLANVESLSAVEAWLSESPVDVIVCEIRSECGDALMLPSLLKGLHAAGTLVQPPSIFWTGEATLNAPVRVIDEKRTFAQQEPGHQLWIKHMGGVSISALESHARLARASGIQVEILREGGTLDLDDALRAVLLTRAQSDLKLRVNTFEALAEDEVINALTTGKGLRFVFQPQFELLSRRVVGAEALVRWKHQRFGEIPPSVLMPLVNRLGLDLLLFSLVEMWTIKVMLALKQFNIGIPIAVNASAKTICTPHFADRLAARMHQADLPNRLLKIELTEDVPEPDELCLSASLTAIRAKGFQISLDDFGTGAATLNLLANMSFDEMKIDGSFVREVERHSSSRKVIAGIVSWAGLLNLNLVAEGIEDESTIVLLHRLGCRVGQGYALARPMEIDDFLNFVTQQKNSQQS
- a CDS encoding integrase arm-type DNA-binding domain-containing protein, whose protein sequence is MGKLTVKQIENLTAPGTYEDGDGLRLLIKPNGKKYWVLRFQLSGKRREMGLGTYPGISLKVARQKTSDKRRLLQDGIDPLQARDDERAAQQAAEHQRIRKSVTFQDVSNDYIEAHRAGWKNVKHAQQWTNTLATYAAPVIGELATNQITTEHVLDILKPIWGSKAETASRVRNRIELVLDAAKARGLRDGENPARWRGHLDKLLPPSSKAKRTQNHPALPYSDLARFIPALDSVEGQSACALKMTILTACRTSEVLEADWSEVDLKTKLWTIPAVRMKAGKIHTVPLSDALIALLEALPRIKGSSLLFPGARKGRPISNMAMLMTLRRMDLKDLDDGGKGWRDSNDKVITAHGFRSTFRDWAAECTPHAREVCEMALAHVVASGAEAAYWRSDLLEKRRVLMADWADFVTRNVNGSAFI